In Tetrapisispora phaffii CBS 4417 chromosome 6, complete genome, a single genomic region encodes these proteins:
- the TPHA0F03550 gene encoding uncharacterized protein (ancestral locus Anc_1.511), whose amino-acid sequence MILFEEGHDRKKDELSYSEFQAPLIDPKQIAVDNIIPHGYDAGTYKKEDKTTTNVANTKEIEQPLKFEVFKSYEADNARASEVHNPKNSLSALVKNAERNKKTFEERNKRIKESNQASKRQYGW is encoded by the coding sequence ATGATACTATTTGAAGAAGGGCATGATAGAAAGAAGGATGAACTATCGTATTCTGAATTCCAAGCACCATTAATAGATCCTAAACAGATTGCggttgataatattatacCCCATGGTTATGATGCTGGTACATACaagaaagaagataaaACTACTACTAATGTAGCAAACACTAAGGAAATCGAACAGCCATTGAAATTTGAAGTATTTAAATCGTACGAAGCAGACAACGCAAGGGCATCTGAAGTACATAACCCAAAGAATAGTTTAAGTGCGCTTGTGAAAAATGCAGAGAGAAATAAGAAAACGTTCGAGGAACGTAATAAACGTATCAAAGAATCAAACCAAGCCTCTAAGAGACAATATGGTTGGTAA
- the CDC8 gene encoding bifunctional thymidylate/uridylate kinase (similar to Saccharomyces cerevisiae CDC8 (YJR057W); ancestral locus Anc_1.504), translating to MAQRGKLILLEGLDRTGKTTQCERLVDILKETMKIEKVKQFKFPNRENEIGKLINGYLTNSSNSLSDQAIHLLFSANRWESINEIKNLLNEGYYVILDRYVYSGVAYSLAKEVEGMDIDWCLNCDKGLIKPDLTIFLTNDKTNKDREGFGDERYEKIAFQLKVKEKFFEIFTKIDNYNQETQHSSLAIVNVTNKTIEEVTDLIANASKNILTNKQYDVNSFSYF from the coding sequence ATGGCACAAAGAGggaaattgattttattagaaGGTCTGGACAGAACAGGCAAAACCACACAATGCGAAAGACTAgttgatattttgaaagaaaCTATGAAAATAGAGAAAGTTAAACAGTTTAAATTCCCAAATCGTGAGAACGAAATAGGTAAATTGATTAATGGATACCTTACAAACAGTTCTAATAGTTTAAGCGACCAAGCAATCCATTTGTTATTTTCTGCTAACAGATGGGAATCCATCAacgaaataaaaaatttactgAATGAAGGTTACTATGTGATATTGGATAGATATGTGTACAGTGGTGTCGCGTACTCCCTGGCGAAGGAAGTTGAAGGGATGGACATCGATTGGTGCCTTAATTGTGACAAAGGACTAATCAAACCAgatttaacaatttttttaactaaTGACAAGACAAATAAGGATAGAGAAGGGTTCGGCGATGAAAGGTATGAGAAAATTGCTTTCCAATTGAAAGTTAAAGAAAAGTTCTTCGAAATTTTCACAAAGATTGACAATTACAACCAAGAAACACAACATAGCAGTCTTGCAATAGTAAATGTCACTAATAAAACCATCGAAGAAGTCACTGACCTGATCGCCAATGCATctaaaaatatactaacGAACAAGCAATACGACGTGAACTCATTTTCCTACTTCTAG
- the TPHA0F03520 gene encoding uncharacterized protein (similar to Saccharomyces cerevisiae PTK2 (YJR059W) and PTK1 (YKL198C); ancestral locus Anc_1.507) codes for MSFLSSGNGNSAGSTKVSTPTSSNGLFSLKKKFFKSSTTSVISLNSRDVRNVSGAPVTSMKTKKMMKQNSNPFINSNSNLPSPPRKGSNNVTPKRSNSMTNNYNTATNNNSNSNTHNWESKEKPIVYNPYGMSNNSSMTNSGAPGSFSNPNDISFYMHDGGAKIRLLPIPILDPNTFLPDNFAQRSVLLNDNFILDKENKTLGSGGSCEVRKIRSIYRAKNVYALKKLNLIYQETPEQFYKRCSKEFIIAKSLSHNIHIINTFCIMKVPTTTYTTRGWGVVMELGEGDLFQLIEKSGWKNVPLPEKFCLFKQIANGIKFCHENGIAHRDLKPENVLLSKDGVCKLTDFGISDWYHEIPNDFTSPVKTCQGMIGSPPYAPPEVMYFDSKKKYSENLQKPYNPLALDCYALGIILFTLVNGTTPFFESCNTDTRFRSFETSYDNFIAYQNKYFRKGGVYKPGPGSEYSLSKNFRDEHASRVAWRLSDPKVETRYTLEDLYEDPWFKSIQTCAEMHDDYNTEQPDIRPPKRTEEYTTSSANSIKSNVEEKHNNEHVIYMNNTLESFKEEIKNGNDLLRDTLNNHSPVGHNGIIPSMTTTLKSKPRSMVDIAHSPQINKSGSKPSDSDHAENEGQDANLFTLDEDSVKEKLEELLAENEVSPPAGSFSSNKITTPVPITSPVPNRILNNNALNSEPSIPSTISSPSQSYIPIVSTSSSSASSFRSNMSVSRGKLRNKQLIHNHMNVVNSITSMSGSRSFSLK; via the coding sequence atgagtTTTCTGTCAAGTGGGAATGGTAATAGTGCTGGCTCTACAAAAGTTTCCACGCCAACTTCATCCAATGGcttattttcattaaagaagaaatttttcaaaagtagTACAACGTCAGTCATTAGTTTAAATAGCAGAGATGTAAGGAACGTGTCAGGTGCTCCCGTAACCTCCatgaaaacaaagaaaatgatgaaacaaaattcaaatccCTTTATCAATTCCAACTCCAATCTGCCTTCCCCTCCAAGGAAAGGTTCAAATAATGTTACACCTAAAAGATCAAATAGTATGACTAACAACTATAACACCGctactaataataatagtaatagtaATACACATAATTGGGAGTCAAAGGAAAAACCAATAGTTTATAATCCATATGGTATGAGCAATAACAGTAGCATGACAAACTCCGGTGCTCCTGGAAGTTTTTCAAACCCAAATGATATTAGTTTTTATATGCATGATGGTGGTGCAAAGATTAGACTACTGCCAATACCGATCCTGGATCCTAATACTTTTTTACCAGATAATTTTGCTCAACGCAGTGTTCTGCTAAATGATAACTTCATTCTGGATAaggaaaataaaacattgGGATCAGGTGGTTCATGTGAAGTGAGAAAAATAAGATCAATATATCGCGCTAAAAACGTTTATGCATTGAAAAAACTGAATTTGATTTACCAAGAAACTCCAGAACAATTTTATAAGAGATGTTCAAAAGAGTTCATCATTGCAAAATCATTGAGCCACaatattcatattatcAACACTTTTTGTATAATGAAGGTACCAACAACTACTTATACTACAAGAGGATGGGGGGTTGTCATGGAACTAGGTGAAGGGGACttgtttcaattaattgaaaaatcagGCTGGAAAAATGTCCCGTTACCTGAAAAGTTTTGTCTATTTAAACAAATCGCCAATGGTATTAAATTCTGTCATGAAAATGGTATCGCTCATAGAGATTTGAAACCAGAAAATGTTTTACTTTCAAAGGACGGGGTATGCAAATTAACCGATTTTGGTATATCTGACTGGTATCACGAAATACCCAATGATTTTACAAGTCCAGTTAAAACATGTCAAGGAATGATTGGTTCTCCACCTTATGCACCACCAGAAGTCATGTattttgattcaaaaaaaaagtattcagaaaatttacaaaaacCATACAACCCATTAGCACTTGATTGTTATGCGTTGGggataatattatttacgTTGGTTAATGGCACAACTCCATTCTTTGAATCCTGCAATACGGATACTAGATTCAGAAGTTTTGAAACTTCTtatgataattttattgcatatcaaaataaatattttaggAAAGGAGGAGTATATAAACCTGGACCGGGTAGTGAATACTCGTTATCCAAAAATTTCCGCGATGAGCATGCGTCTAGAGTTGCTTGGAGACTAAGTGATCCAAAAGTTGAAACACGTTATACTTTAGAAGATCTATACGAAGATCCATGGTTCAAAAGTATACAAACATGTGCAGAGATGCATGATGATTATAATACCGAACAACCTGATATTAGGCCACCAAAAAGAACTGAAGAATATACTACTTCTAGTgcaaattcaataaaatctAATGTTGAGGAAAAACACAACAATGAGcatgtaatatatatgaacaACACACTCGAAAGTTTTAAAGAAGAGATTAAGAATGGGAATGATTTATTGAGGgatactttaaataatcattCTCCAGTAGGACATAATGGTATAATACCTTCGATGACGACAACTTTGAAATCAAAACCTAGGTCGATGGTTGATATTGCACATTCTCCACAAATTAATAAGTCTGGTAGTAAACCGTCCGACTCGGATCATGCAGAAAACGAAGGCCAAGACGCTAATCTATTTACATTGGATGAAGATTCTGTAAAAGAAAAACTTGAGGAACTTCTGGCAGAAAATGAAGTCTCACCACCCGCTGGATcgttttcttcaaataagaTAACGACACCGGTTCCGATAACATCGCCAGTTCCAAAcagaatattaaataataatgcacTAAATTCTGAACCATCTATTCCTTCAACAATATCGTCACCTTCTCAATCATATATACCGATTGTTTcaacatcatcatcatcagcATCATCATTCAGAAGTAATATGAGTGTTTCAAGAGgaaaattaagaaataaacAGTTAATTCATAATCACATGAATGTTGTTAATAGCATTACATCCATGAGTGGTTCAAGATcgttttcattaaaataa
- the CBF1 gene encoding Cbf1p (similar to Saccharomyces cerevisiae CBF1 (YJR060W); ancestral locus Anc_1.508): MSTKRDTSDTEDETTNVIKRHKHAFKKMSEGSASELPADYEDQNIDDALLEQDNEKHDDLEDNDDELNNNEDAAVAAAVASAAANYDRLIHEDDSMKIVHEDDVEVTLSSGEKKETSTEYNDESKNEGSEDRGNEKVKSSTAPSRRGRKPMADAGTVEWKQQRKDSHKEVERRRRENINTAISKLSELLPVKESSKATTLARAAEYIQKLKETESANIEKWTLQKLVNDQNSNRLISTNEKLQEELGNAYKEIESLKKSVSKYKGRLKELGIKSEESRNKHKHKSENNED; this comes from the coding sequence ATGTCTACTAAGAGAGATACCAGCGACACAGAAGATGAAACTACAAATGTCATTAAAAGACATAAGCATGCCTTTAAGAAAATGAGTGAAGGCTCTGCCTCTGAATTACCAGCGGATTATGAAGACCAGAATATCGATGATGCTTTACTGGAACAAGATAATGAGAAACATGATGACTTGGAAGATAATGACgatgaattgaataataatgaagatgcTGCTGTCGCTGCTGCTGTCGCCTCAGCTGCTGCTAATTACGATCGATTGATTCATGAAGACGATTCGATGAAGATTGTTCACGAAGATGATGTGGAAGTGACGTTAAGTTCTGGTGAAAAGAAGGAAACATCTACTGAATACAATGACGAGAGTAAAAATGAAGGGAGTGAAGATAGAGGTAACGAAAAAGTCAAGAGTTCCACAGCCCCATCGAGAAGAGGTCGTAAGCCAATGGCGGATGCCGGTACTGTTGAATGGAAACAACAGCGTAAAGATTCACATAAGGAAGTGGAAAGAAGAAGACgtgaaaatataaatactgCGATCAGTAAACTGAGTGAATTGCTGCCTGTTAAGGAAAGTAGCAAAGCCACTACACTTGCAAGAGCTGCtgaatatattcaaaaattaaaggaaaCCGAAAGTGCcaacattgaaaaatggactttacaaaaattagTGAATGATCAAAACTCAAATAGATTGATCAGTACTAATGAAAAACTTCAAGAAGAATTAGGGAACGCCTATAAGGAAATTGaatcattgaaaaaatcaGTTAGTAAGTATAAAGGTAGATTAAAGGAACTTGGCATTAAATCGGAGGAGTCGAGGAACAAACATAAACATAAGtctgaaaataatgaagattAG
- the TPHA0F03540 gene encoding LicD family protein (similar to Saccharomyces cerevisiae MNN4 (YKL201C) and YJR061W; ancestral locus Anc_1.509), which yields MNLVEYYIKRFIRNIIKSKLIVQVLVTVVLINVLVITMKSTNKTAQDLDKNFASIIKYKPASDNGVYTKPTANSISDILYDPISFLKDLYGTLRPLTNDELGKILYRKLRFDTSYEWLDIYELQKDLLTIQVGPSKNTKVESINDLTFYESDPRLVWSVYIDHLLNKESINAETKIPFSWYDWADFHEYNKIRSLEKTTIRCPFFFDAAFELEKLAEIEKEIDSPLFHKDRMKYNDMKWYSKQRRMSETHVFSVMDKHCEASQNNLDSKSKDPKGHSKQFEPQIKITQLYDKVRPEVYQLQARNYLLTNLTHPLSLTVLDGYKKSFRFYLDQRDNAKNIIESEMLHDFFERNVDYEKNPIEKTENYDVRNNQTKYDYVFDHFTMYDRFVKSDVANKLTVDVKGGEKTVFDKDLFELKEEDFDFDVLGKIKELKAKDKLDLHDQKYLDSLIYSINTAPALATKYFTEASNVKSFNSMGWHRDKRFFNGDFRDDEQEYQQTLNAMIRTFQKFTRSNGIISWLSHGTAYGYMYNGMAFPWDNDFDLQLPIKHLHLLAQYFNQSLIIEDPREGNGRYLLDIGSSITTRTNGNGKNNIDARFIDINSGLYIDLTGISVTASPLKGYMDNYFKKNIGDKLEKVLSNQTISLLQRPESGLASMNIFELENYTKNENTGLTKDQISTIQDMAKHERELVTKGKGIDSKYSETQRYTLHKLLGIFNCKNNHFSTLQHLSPLRLTDFHGVATLVPNGYLKLLKYEYSIPENYIYTTYKEMAYVPELRAWLRSDILKKAGSMFSWYPDFPTLSSPLTNLTLPDLQLMYYNIVKGGYTELVGVLYNSFNMTSYRVKELEIQSSDLKVDEKRDLLTKLYENVSPNIQNPCKDPYLFSHERRLWSQLSQELSNSTLQEIRQDIASSVLKDLWSWSIDLYKRDYKFFEYFDVPYNMTVNLNEYGINLFSNATGNKASQIFKKDKPF from the coding sequence ATGAATTTAGTGGAATACTATATTAAACGCTTTATAAggaatataattaaatcGAAATTGATCGTGCAAGTGCTGGTAACAGTCGTGCTCATAAATGTTCTAGTGATCACAATGAAGTCTACTAACAAAACTGCACAGGATTTGGACAAGAATTTCGCATCAATCATCAAGTATAAACCAGCTTCAGATAATGGTGTCTATACCAAACCAACAGCAAATTCAATTTCTGATATTTTGTATGATccaatttcatttttgaagGATTTATATGGTACGTTGAGACCACTGACTAATGATGAGTTAGGTAAAATCTTATACAGAAAACTGAGGTTTGACACATCGTATGAATGGTTGGATATTTAtgaattacaaaaagaCTTGTTGACTATTCAAGTAGGTCCCTctaaaaatacaaaagtAGAATCTATTAACGACCTGACCTTCTACGAGAGTGATCCAAGGTTAGTGTGGTCAGTATACATTGATCATCTATTGAATAAAGAATCCATCAATGCAGAAACAAAGATTCCATTTTCTTGGTACGATTGGGCTGACTTCcatgaatataataagaTAAGATCACTAGAAAAGACAACTATACGATGCCCATTCTTTTTCGATGCTGCTTTTGAGCTAGAAAAATTAGCAGAAATCGAAAAGGAAATTGATAGTCCATTATTCCATAAAGATAGAATGAAGTATAATGATATGAAATGGTATTCAAAACAAAGAAGAATGTCAGAAACTCACGTTTTCTCTGTTATGGATAAACACTGTGAAGCTTCACAAAATAACCTTGACtcaaaatcaaaagatCCAAAAGGTCATTCTAAACAGTTTGAGCCACAGATTAAAATTACACAGTTATATGACAAAGTTAGACCTGAAGTTTACCAATTGCAAGCtagaaattatttattgacTAACTTAACTCACCCTCTATCCCTTACTGTCTTGGACGGTTATAAAAAGTCATTTAGATTCTATTTAGATCAAAGAGATAATgctaaaaatattattgaatccGAAATGCTCCATGATTTCTTTGAAAGAAATGTTGATTATGAAAAAAAtccaattgaaaaaacagaaaattATGATGTCAGAAATAATCAAACAAAATATGATTATGTCTTTGATCATTTTACTATGTATGACAGATTTGTGAAATCAGATGTagcaaataaattaactgTAGACGTAAAGGGAGGTGAAAAAACTGTTTTTGATAAGGATTTATTCgaattaaaagaagaagatttcGATTTCGACGTTCttggaaaaattaaagaattaaaagCTAAAGATAAGTTAGATCTTCAtgatcaaaaatatttggacAGTTTAATTTACTCCATTAATACAGCGCCTGCTCTCGCAACCAAATATTTCACTGAAGCAAGTAATGtcaaaagtttcaataGTATGGGATGGCACAGAGATAAAAGGTTTTTCAATGGTGATTTTCGTGACGATGAACAAGAATATCAACAAACACTAAACGCCATGATTAGAACATTCCAAAAGTTTACAAGATCTAATGGTATTATTTCATGGTTATCTCATGGTACAGCATATGGTTATATGTATAATGGTATGGCTTTCCCTTGGGATAACGATTTTGATTTACAATTACCAATCAAACACTTACATCTACTGGCACAATATTTTAATCAAAGTTTAATCATTGAAGATCCAAGAGAAGGTAACGGTAGATATTTGCTTGATATTGGGTCATCGATTACCACTAGAACAAACGGTAAtggtaaaaataatattgacGCTCGTTTCATCGACATTAATTCTGGTTTGTATATCGATTTAACTGGTATTTCGGTAACTGCGTCCCCTCTTAAAGGTTACATGGATAATTatttcaagaaaaatatcggtgataaattagaaaaggTCTTATCTAATCAAACTATCAGTTTGCTCCAACGTCCAGAATCAGGTTTAGCATctatgaatatatttgaattagaAAACTACACAAAAAATGAGAACACTGGGTTGACAAAGGATCAAATATCCACAATTCAAGATATGGCTAAGCATGAAAGAGAGTTGGTTACAAAAGGCAAAGGTATCgattcaaaatattctgAGACTCAAAGATACACTTTGCATAAACTGTTAGGGatatttaattgtaaaaataatcatttCAGCACCCTACAGCACTTATCCCCATTACGATTAACTGATTTTCATGGTGTTGCAACGCTAGTACCAAATGGCTATCTAAAGTTACTGAAATACGAATATTCTATTCCTGAAAATTACATTTATACCACTTATAAAGAAATGGCATATGTTCCGGAACTAAGAGCTTGGTTAAGATCCGATATTCTAAAGAAGGCTGGTAGTATGTTTTCTTGGTACCCAGATTTCCCAACTCTAAGCTCTCCTCTAACCAACCTAACACTGCCTGATTTGCAATTGAtgtattataatattgtgAAAGGTGGTTATACTGAATTAGTTGGTGTTCTGTACAATTCTTTCAATATGACATCCTATAGGGTTAAGGAATTGGAAATACAGTCTTCTGATTTGAAAGTAGATGAAAAACGTGATTTATTGACtaaattatatgaaaaTGTGTCACCAAATATACAAAATCCATGTAAGGATccttatttattttctcaTGAAAGAAGACTATGGTCTCAATTATCTCAGGAGCTATCTAATTCAACCTTACAAGAGATCCGTCAAGATATTGCAAGTTCTGTTTTGAAAGATTTATGGAGCTGGTCGATTGATCTATATAAGAGAGATtacaaattttttgaatatttcgATGTACCTTACAACATGACAGTGAACCTAAACGAATAtggaataaatttattcagTAATGCGACTGGGAATAAAGCTAGTCAAATCTTCAAGAAAGACAAACCATTTTAA
- the CCT5 gene encoding chaperonin-containing T-complex subunit CCT5 (similar to Saccharomyces cerevisiae CCT5 (YJR064W); ancestral locus Anc_1.513) — MAQPQAMQMPDMSNAIMAQDEMGRPFIIVRDQSNKKRQHGIEAKKSHILAARSVASIIKTSLGPRGLDKILISPDGDITITNDGATILSQMELDNEVAKLLVQLSKSQDDEIGDGTTGVVVLASALLDQALELIEKGIHPIKVASGFDEAAKLAIRKLESTTDDMAPNKEYFNDYLFKAAKTSLGSKIVSKNHDKFAKMAVDAVTSVMDEERKDVHFDLIKLEGRVGGSLKDSEMVRGVILDKDFSHPQMPKEVLPKEGKNGVKLAILTCPFEPPKPKTKHKLDISSVEEYEKLQNYEQETFKKMIKDVKDAGTDIVICQWGFDDEANHLLLQNDLPAVRWVGGQELEHIAIATQGRIVPRFQDLSEDKLGTCKRVYEMEFGTTKERMLVIEQEGTVSKTVTCLIRGSNKMIVDEAKRALHDSLCVVRNLVRDSRVVYGGGAAEVTMSIAVSEEADRQRGIDQYAFRAFAQALDTIPMTLAENSGLDPIETLTTLKSKQIKENSSLIGVDCLGAGTNDMKELFVIDPFIGKKQQILLATQLCRMILKIDNVIISGKDEY; from the coding sequence ATGGCTCAACCGCAAGCAATGCAAATGCCTGATATGTCTAATGCTATCATGGCACAAGATGAGATGGGAAGAccttttattattgttagaGATCAAAGTAATAAGAAGAGACAGCATGGTATTGAAGCTAAAAAATCCCATATTTTAGCTGCTAGATCTGTAGcttctattattaaaactTCCTTGGGTCCAAGAGGTTTagataaaattttgatttctcCAGATGGTGATATTACAATTACTAATGATGGTGCTACCATTCTATCTCAAATGGAATTGGATAACGAGGTTGCTAAATTATTAGTGCAACTTTCAAAATCACAAGATGATGAAATTGGTGATGGTACCACTGGTGTTGTTGTCTTGGCAAGTGCATTGTTAGATCAAGCCTTAGAACTAATAGAGAAAGGTATTCATCCAATTAAAGTTGCAAGTGGTTTTGATGAAGCCGCTAAATTGGCTATTAGGAAACTAGAATCTACTACTGATGATATGGCCCcaaataaagaatatttcaatgattatttattcaaagCTGCGAAGACCTCCTTGGGTTCCAAGATCGTATCAAAAAACCATGATAAATTTGCTAAGATGGCTGTCGATGCTGTCACTAGTGTCATGgatgaagaaagaaaagatgTTCATTTCGATTTAATTAAACTTGAAGGCCGTGTAGGTGGTTCTTTAAAGGATTCTGAAATGGTTAGGGGTGTTATATTAGACAAAGACTTTTCCCATCCACAGATGCCAAAAGAAGTCCTACCAAAGGAAGGTAAAAATGGTGTTAAATTGGCTATTTTAACTTGCCCATTCGAACCACCAAAACCAAAAACTAAGCATAAATTAGATATTTCCAGTGTTGAAGAATATGAAAAGTTACAAAATTACGAACAAGAaacattcaaaaaaatgattAAAGATGTTAAAGATGCAGGAACTGATATCGTTATCTGTCAATGGGGGTTTGATGATGAAGCTAATCATTTGTTACTTCAAAACGATCTTCCAGCTGTCAGATGGGTTGGTGGTCAAGAATTGGAACATATCGCCATTGCAACACAAGGTCGTATTGTACCACGTTTCCAAGATTTGTCAGAAGATAAGTTAGGTACATGTAAAAGAGTTTATGAAATGGAATTCGGTACTACCAAAGAAAGAATGTTAGTTATCGAACAAGAAGGTACCGTTTCAAAGACTGTCACTTGTTTGATCCGTGGTTCCAATAAAATGATTGTTGATGAAGCTAAGCGTGCTCTACATGATTCATTATGTGTTGTGCGTAATCTAGTAAGAGATTCTCGAGTTGTATACGGTGGTGGTGCAGCTGAAGTTACAATGTCCATTGCAGTGTCTGAAGAAGCTGATAGACAAAGAGGTATTGATCAATACGCTTTCCGTGCATTCGCACAAGCATTGGATACAATTCCAATGACTCTGGCTGAAAATTCCGGTCTTGATCCAATTGAAACATTGACCACTTTAAAGAGTAAACAAATTAAAGAGAATTCGTCTTTGATTGGTGTTGACTGTCTAGGTGCTGGTACTAATGATATGAAAGAACTATTCGTTATTGATCCATTTATTGGCAAGAAAcaacaaattttattagCTACTCAATTATGTAGAATGATTCTAAAGATAGATAACGTCATCATTAGTGGTAAAGatgaatattaa
- the TPHA0F03500 gene encoding uncharacterized protein (similar to Saccharomyces cerevisiae YML053C; ancestral locus Anc_1.503): MIQFPINTTGFSPFFNKSDKQNTEHDPNNYKSKRIKLNCNSEYTQFSPQDFQAALAKNKQYNINETVNDDYLDRRRKTFTPTPAPTPAGPNYIRKVETQTKHSFANHTYINDNLSLYSETEDYMVEGYFLHNHQSNSQVSFENSESIQNSLYDISQEEQHQLQQFENMQDSMEIDFH, translated from the coding sequence ATGATACAATTTCCAATTAATACTACTGGCTTTAGTCCATTTTTTAACAAGTCAGATAAACAAAATACAGAACACGATccaaataattataaaagtaaaagaataaaattgaattgtAACAGTGAATATACTCAATTCTCCCCGCAAGATTTCCAAGCAGCTTTAGCTAAGAACAAGCAATATAACATCAATGAAACTGTCAACGACGACTATTTGgacagaagaagaaaaacgTTCACTCCAACTCCAGCTCCAACTCCAGCTGGGCCGAACTATATAAGAAAGGTAGAAACTCAAACAAAACATTCGTTTGCTAATCATACATACATTAACGATAACTTATCTCTTTACTCAGAAACAGAAGATTACATGGTTGAAGGATATTTTTTGCATAACCACCAATCAAATTCGCAAGTAAGTTTTGAGAATTCAGAAAGTATacaaaattcattatacGATATCTCTCAAGAGGAACAACATCAATTACAGCAGTTTGAAAACATGCAGGATTCAATGGAAATAGATTTTCATTAG
- the TPHA0F03490 gene encoding uncharacterized protein, whose product MSMDHDRHVCVCISCTMNAAKIRITWPILLRSSLVPPAAFITLTFCKSLYYHCPVQITSSCYERVSKKDQPHLPPPPTQARDYHMTCYYVQSHDKHVIAAPPTRQSSSSHYLHAFYPAFLWFPPAHFVSANREAAIRSLPSPSLRLFLAKLFQKQICGF is encoded by the coding sequence ATGAGTATGGACCATGATAGGcatgtgtgtgtgtgtatatCATGTACTATGAATGCGGCTAAGATAAGAATAACCTGGCCTATTTTATTACGCTCTTCTCTCGTTCCACCGGCTGCTTTCATAACACTAACGTTCTGTAAGAGCTTATACTACCATTGCCCAGTACAGATAACATCATCATGCTACGAGCGTGTGTCCAAGAAGGACCAACCCCATCTACCACCCCCCCCCACACAAGCACGTGACTATCACATGACCTGTTATTACGTGCAATCACATGACAAACACGTGATCGCGGCACCACCAACCAGACAATCCAGCTCCTCCCACTATCTGCATGCATTTTACCCGGCGTTTCTTTGGTTTCCCCCTGCCCACTTTGTTTCTGCTAACAGAGAAGCGGCCATCCGCTCGCTTCCTTCCCCGTCTCTCCGCCTCTTTCTGGCCAAACtgtttcaaaaacaaatttgTGGTTTCTGA